The Coffea arabica cultivar ET-39 chromosome 9e, Coffea Arabica ET-39 HiFi, whole genome shotgun sequence genome has a window encoding:
- the LOC113723426 gene encoding major allergen Pru ar 1-like: protein MAPITCDYEVTSSVPPARLFKAFILDDNLIPKVFPQAIKSVEIIEGDGGVGTIKLITFGEGCHIKSAKHRVDGLDKNKFTYTYTVTESDAFSAELEKITCVIKIEASADGGSICKTSSTYHIKDSVQVTEEQAEAGKEKIKSAKERALAMFKAVETYLQANPDAYN from the exons ATGGCACCTATCACTTGTGATTATGAGGTCACCTCCTCTGTCCCTCCTGCAAGGTTGTTCAAGGCCTTCATCCTTGATGACAACCTCATTCCCAAGGTCTTTCCACAGGCCATCAAGAGTGTCGAGATCATTGAAGGAGATGGAGGTGTTGGAACCATTAAATTGATTACTTTTGGTGAAG GTTGCCATATTAAGAGTGCTAAGCACAGAGTCGATGGACTTGATAAGAACAAATTCACCTACACCTATACTGTAACTGAAAGCGATGCCTTCAGTGCTGAGCTTGAGAAGATCACCTGTGTTATCAAAATCGAAGCCTCCGCTGATGGAGGGTCTATCTGCAAAACCAGCAGCACATACCACATCAAGGATAGCGTCCAGGTTACAGAAGAACAAGCTGAGgcaggaaaagagaaaattaagtCAGCAAAAGAGAGGGCCTTGGCCATGTTCAAGGCTGTCGAGACCTACCTCCAGGCAAATCCTGATGCCTACAACTGA